One part of the Arabidopsis thaliana chromosome 4, partial sequence genome encodes these proteins:
- a CDS encoding Protein kinase superfamily protein (Protein kinase superfamily protein; FUNCTIONS IN: protein serine/threonine kinase activity, protein kinase activity, kinase activity, ATP binding; INVOLVED IN: protein amino acid phosphorylation; LOCATED IN: cellular_component unknown; EXPRESSED IN: 22 plant structures; EXPRESSED DURING: 13 growth stages; CONTAINS InterPro DOMAIN/s: Protein kinase, ATP binding site (InterPro:IPR017441), Protein kinase, catalytic domain (InterPro:IPR000719), Serine-threonine/tyrosine-protein kinase (InterPro:IPR001245), Protein kinase-like domain (InterPro:IPR011009), Serine/threonine-protein kinase, active site (InterPro:IPR008271); BEST Arabidopsis thaliana protein match is: Protein kinase superfamily protein (TAIR:AT1G01540.2); Has 115678 Blast hits to 114509 proteins in 4424 species: Archae - 123; Bacteria - 13963; Metazoa - 42848; Fungi - 9665; Plants - 32029; Viruses - 413; Other Eukaryotes - 16637 (source: NCBI BLink).): MSDSGGGSHKSSTTKPSVFGLNLYLVIAICSVFILLISLLIFLFVCLNRVSRARRMRVKHSSGSIPLVSKEISEIKTVGKFINSDDSKGKIGNEVVVVVSATSKEATSGFDTLSVASSGDVGTSEAMGWGKWYSLKDLEIATRGFSDDNMIGEGGYGVVYRADFSDGSVAAVKNLLNNKGQAEKEFKVEVEAIGKVRHKNLVGLMGYCADSAQSQRMLVYEYIDNGNLEQWLHGDVGPVSPLTWDIRMKIAIGTAKGLAYLHEGLEPKVVHRDVKSSNILLDKKWNAKVSDFGLAKLLGSETSYVTTRVMGTFGYVSPEYASTGMLNECSDVYSFGVLLMEIITGRSPVDYSRPPGEMNLVDWFKGMVASRRGEEVIDPKIKTSPPPRALKRALLVCLRCIDLDSSKRPKMGQIIHMLEAEDFPFRPEHRSNQERSK, translated from the exons ATGTCGGACTCTGGTGGTGGTTCTCACAAGTCCTCCACAACAAAACCTTCCGTTTTCGGACTAAACCTTTACTTAGTCATCGcgatttgttctgttttcatACTCTTGATCTCACTCTTGATCTTCCTCTTCGTCTGCTTGAATCGCGTCTCACGCGCTCGTAGAATGCGCGTTAAACACAGCTCCGGCTCGATCCCGCTCGTCTCTAAAGAAATCTCGGAGATCAAGACGGTCGGCAAATTCATAAACTCCGACGATTCCAAGGGTAAAATCGGAAacgaagttgttgttgttgtctccgCCACAAGCAAAGAAGCGACAAGTGGTTTTGATACTTTGTCGGTGGCTTCGAGCGGTGACGTTGGTACTTCTGAGGCAATGGGATGGGGAAAATGGTACAGCTTGAAAGATCTGGAGATTGCGACACGTGGCTTCTCTGATGATAACATGATCGGTGAAGGAGGGTACGGTGTCGTTTACAGAGCTGATTTCTCTGACGGTTCTGTCGCCGCCGTCAAGAATCTCCTTAACAACAA GGGTCAGGCGGAGAAGGAGTTCAAAGTTGAAGTAGAAGCAATTGGGAAAGTAAGACATAAGAACTTGGTTGGTCTGATGGGATATTGTGCTGACAGTGCTCAAAGTCAAAG GATGCTTGTGTATGAATATATTGATAATGGAAACTTGGAGCAGTGGTTACACGGTGATGTAGGTCCGGTGAGTCCTCTTACGTGGGATATCCGCATGAAGATAGCCATTGGAACAGCAAAAGG ATTAGCCTATTTACATGAAGGGCTTGAACCTAAGGTTGTGCACCGTGATGTGAAATCTAGTAACATCTTGCTCGATAAGAAATGGAACGCGAAAGTgtctgattttggtttggcCAAGTTATTAGGATCTGAAACAAGCTACGTGACAACTCGTGTGATGGGAACTTttgg ATATGTTTCACCGGAATATGCAAGTACTGGTATGCTCAATGAGTGTAGTGATGTCTACAGTTTCGGTGTTCTGCTCATGGAGATCATTACAGGAAGGAGCCCAGTTGATTATTCAAGACCGCCTGGCGAG ATGAACTTAGTGGATTGGTTCAAAGGAATGGTTGCAAGTAGACGTGGAGAAGAAGTTATAGACCCTAAAATCAAGACATCACCTCCTCCAAGAGCTTTGAAAAGAGCTTTGCTTGTTTGTTTGCGTTGCATAGACCTTGACTCTAGTAAACGACCAAAGATGGGACAAATCATTCACATGCTTGAGGCTGAAGATTTTCCATTCCGTCCT GAACACAGATCAAACCAGGAAAGATCGAAGTAA
- the KCS17 gene encoding 3-ketoacyl-CoA synthase 17 (3-ketoacyl-CoA synthase 17 (KCS17); FUNCTIONS IN: transferase activity, transferring acyl groups other than amino-acyl groups, catalytic activity, acyltransferase activity; INVOLVED IN: fatty acid elongation, very long-chain fatty acid metabolic process; LOCATED IN: membrane; EXPRESSED IN: 6 plant structures; EXPRESSED DURING: 4 anthesis, petal differentiation and expansion stage; CONTAINS InterPro DOMAIN/s: Thiolase-like (InterPro:IPR016039), Very-long-chain 3-ketoacyl-CoA synthase (InterPro:IPR012392), 3-Oxoacyl-[acyl-carrier-protein (ACP)] synthase III C-terminal (InterPro:IPR013747), FAE1/Type III polyketide synthase-like protein (InterPro:IPR013601), Thiolase-like, subgroup (InterPro:IPR016038); BEST Arabidopsis thaliana protein match is: 3-ketoacyl-CoA synthase 9 (TAIR:AT2G16280.1); Has 5140 Blast hits to 5126 proteins in 1258 species: Archae - 0; Bacteria - 1774; Metazoa - 0; Fungi - 9; Plants - 3217; Viruses - 0; Other Eukaryotes - 140 (source: NCBI BLink).) yields MDANGGPVQIRTQNYVKLGYHYLITHFFKLMFLPLMAVLFMNVSLLSLNHLQLYYNSTGFIFVITLAIVGSIVFFMSRPRSIYLLDYSCYLPPSSQKVSYQKFMNNSSLIQDFSETSLEFQRKILIRSGLGEETYLPDSIHSIPPRPTMAAAREEAEQVIFGALDNLFENTKINPREIGVLVVNCSLFNPTPSLSAMIVNKYKLRGNIKSFNLGGMGCSAGVIAVDLASDMLQIHRNTFALVVSTENITQNWYFGNKKAMLIPNCLFRVGGSAVLLSNKPLDRKRSKYKLVHTVRTHKGSDENAFNCVYQEQDECLKTGVSLSKDLMAIAGEALKTNITSLGPLVLPISEQILFFATFVAKRLFNDKKKKPYIPDFKLALDHFCIHAGGRAVIDELEKSLKLSPKHVEASRMTLHRFGNTSSSSIWYELAYTEAKGRMRKGNRVWQIAFGSGFKCNSAVWVALRNVEPSVNNPWEHCIHRYPVKIDL; encoded by the coding sequence ATGGATGCTAATGGAGGACCTGTACAGATCCGGACCCAAAACTACGTCAAGCTTGGTTATCACTATCTGATCACTCACTTTTTTAAACTCATGTTCCTCCCTCTAATGGCTGTTTTGTTCATGAATGTCTCATTGTTAAGCCTAAACCATCTTCAGCTCTATTACAATTCCACCGGATTCATCTTCGTCATTACTCTCGCCATTGTCGGAtccattgtcttcttcatGTCTCGACCTAGATCCATCTACCTTCTAGATTACTCTTGCTACCTCCCGCCTTCGAGTCAAAAAGTTAGCTACCAGAAATTCATGAACAACTCTAGTTTGATTCAAGATTTCAGCGAAACTTCTCTTGAGTTCCAGAGGAAGATCTTGATTCGCTCTGGTCTCGGTGAAGAGACTTATTTACCGGATTCTATTCACTCTATCCCTCCGCGTCCTACTATGGCTGCAGCGCGTGAAGAAGCGGAGCAGGTAATCTTCGGTGCACTCGACAATCTTTTCGAGAATACAAAAATCAATCCTAGGGAGATTGGTGTTCTTGTTGTGAATTGTAGTTTGTTTAACCCTACGCCTTCTTTATCCGCCATGATTGTTAACAAGTATAAGCTTAGAGGAAACATTAAGAGCTTTAACCTTGGAGGAATGGGATGTAGTGCTGGTGTTATCGCGGTAGATCTAGCTAGTGATATGTTACAAATCCATAGGAACACTTTTGCTCTTGTGGTTAGTACTGAGAACATCACTCAGAATTGGTATTTTGGTAACAAGAAAGCAATGTTGATCCCTAATTGCTTGTTTAGAGTTGGTGGTTCCGCGGTTCTGCTTTCGAACAAGCCTTTGGATCGAAAACGATCCAAGTATAAGCTTGTTCATACGGTCAGGACTCATAAAGGATCTGATGAGAACGCATTCAATTGTGTGTATCAAGAACAAGATGAGTGTTTGAAAACCGGAGTTTCTTTGTCTAAAGATCTTATGGCTATAGCTGGAGAAGCTTTAAAGACGAATATCACTTCTTTGGGTCCTCTGGTTCTTCCTATAAGCGAGCAGATTCTGTTCTTTGCGACTTTTGTTGCTAAGAGATTGTTCaatgacaagaagaagaagccttaCATACCGGATTTCAAGCTTGCTTTAGATCATTTCTGTATTCACGCGGGAGGTAGAGCCGTGATTGATGAGCTAGAGAAGAGTTTAAAGCTTTCTCCAAAACATGTTGAGGCGTCTAGAATGACTTTGCATAGATTTGGAAACACTTCCTCTAGCTCTATATGGTATGAATTGGCTTACACGGAAGCTAAAGGAAGAATGAGGAAAGGAAACAGAGTTTGGCAGATTGCTTTTGGTAGCGGGTTTAAGTGTAACAGCGCGGTTTGGGTGGCTCTTCGCAATGTCGAGCCCTCGGTTAACAATCCTTGGGAACATTGCATCCATAGATATCCGGTTAAGATCGATCTTTGA
- the KCS18 gene encoding 3-ketoacyl-CoA synthase 18 (3-ketoacyl-CoA synthase 18 (KCS18); FUNCTIONS IN: fatty acid elongase activity, acyltransferase activity; INVOLVED IN: fatty acid elongation, very long-chain fatty acid metabolic process; LOCATED IN: endomembrane system, membrane; EXPRESSED IN: shoot apex, stem, fruit, carpel; EXPRESSED DURING: petal differentiation and expansion stage; CONTAINS InterPro DOMAIN/s: Thiolase-like (InterPro:IPR016039), Very-long-chain 3-ketoacyl-CoA synthase (InterPro:IPR012392), 3-Oxoacyl-[acyl-carrier-protein (ACP)] synthase III C-terminal (InterPro:IPR013747), FAE1/Type III polyketide synthase-like protein (InterPro:IPR013601), Thiolase-like, subgroup (InterPro:IPR016038); BEST Arabidopsis thaliana protein match is: 3-ketoacyl-CoA synthase 9 (TAIR:AT2G16280.1); Has 5011 Blast hits to 4998 proteins in 1240 species: Archae - 0; Bacteria - 1718; Metazoa - 0; Fungi - 14; Plants - 3124; Viruses - 0; Other Eukaryotes - 155 (source: NCBI BLink).), with translation MTSVNVKLLYRYVLTNFFNLCLFPLTAFLAGKASRLTINDLHNFLSYLQHNLITVTLLFAFTVFGLVLYIVTRPNPVYLVDYSCYLPPPHLKVSVSKVMDIFYQIRKADTSSRNVACDDPSSLDFLRKIQERSGLGDETYSPEGLIHVPPRKTFAASREETEKVIIGALENLFENTKVNPREIGILVVNSSMFNPTPSLSAMVVNTFKLRSNIKSFNLGGMGCSAGVIAIDLAKDLLHVHKNTYALVVSTENITQGIYAGENRSMMVSNCLFRVGGAAILLSNKSGDRRRSKYKLVHTVRTHTGADDKSFRCVQQEDDESGKIGVCLSKDITNVAGTTLTKNIATLGPLILPLSEKFLFFATFVAKKLLKDKIKHYYVPDFKLAVDHFCIHAGGRAVIDELEKNLGLSPIDVEASRSTLHRFGNTSSSSIWYELAYIEAKGRMKKGNKAWQIALGSGFKCNSAVWVALRNVKASANSPWQHCIDRYPVKIDSDLSKSKTHVQNGRS, from the coding sequence ATGACGTCCGTTAACGTTAAGCTCCTTTACCGTTACGTCTTAACCAACTTTTTCAACCTCTGTTTGTTCCCGTTAACGGCGTTCCTCGCCGGAAAAGCCTCTCGGCTTACCATAAACGATCTCCACAACTTCCTTTCCTATCTCCAACACAACCTTATAACAGTAACTTTACTCTTTGCTTTCACTgttttcggtttggttctcTACATCGTAACCCGACCCAATCCGGTTTATCTCGTTGACTACTCGTGTTACCTTCCACCACCGCATCTCAAAGTTAGTGTCTCTAAAGTCATGGATATTTTCTACCAAATAAGAAAAGCTGATACTTCTTCACGGAACGTGGCATGTGATGATCCGTCCTCGCTCGATTTCCTGAGGAAGATTCAAGAGCGTTCAGGTCTAGGTGATGAGACGTACAGTCCTGAGGGACTCATTCACGTACCACCGCGGAAGACTTTTGCAGCGTCACgtgaagagacagagaaggTTATCATCGGTGCGCTCGAAAATCTATTCGAGAACACCAAAGTTAACCCTAGAGAGATTGGTATACTTGTGGTGAACTCAAGCATGTTTAATCCAACTCCTTCGCTATCCGCTATGGTCGTTAATACTTTCAAGCTCCGAAGCAACATCAAAAGCTTTAATCTAGGAGGAATGGGTTGTAGTGCTGGTGTTATTGCCATTGATTTGGCTAAAGACTTGTTGCATGTTCATAAAAACACTTATGCTCTTGTGGTGAGCACTGAGAACATCACACAAGGCATTTATGCTGGAGAAAATAGATCAATGATGGTTAGCAATTGCTTGTTTCGTGTTGGTGGGGCCGCGATTTTGCTCTCTAACAAGTCGGGAGACCGGAGACGGTCCAAGTACAAGCTAGTTCACACGGTCCGAACGCATACTGGAGCTGATGACAAGTCTTTTCGATGTGTGCAACAAGAAGACGATGAGAGCGGCAAAATCGGAGTTTGTCTGTCAAAGGACATAACCAATGTTGCGGGGACAACACTTACGAAAAATATAGCAACATTGGGTCCGTTGATTCTTCCTTTAAGcgaaaagtttctttttttcgcTACCTTCGTCGCCAAGAAACTTCTAAAGGATAAAATCAAGCATTACTATGTTCCGGATTTCAAGCTTGCTGTTGACCATTTCTGTATTCATGCCGGAGGCAGAGCCGTGATCGATGAGCTAGAGAAGAACTTAGGACTATCGCCGATCGATGTGGAGGCATCTAGATCAACGTTACATAGATTTGGGAATACTTCATCTAGCTCAATTTGGTATGAATTAGCATACATAGAGGCAAAGGGAAGAATGAAGAAAGGGAATAAAGCTTGGCAGATTGCTTTAGGATCAGGGTTTAAGTGTAATAGTGCGGTTTGGGTGGCTCTACGCAATGTCAAGGCATCGGCAAATAGTCCTTGGCAACATTGCATCGATAGATATCCGGTTAAAATTGATTCTGATTTGTCAAAGTCAAAGACTCATGTCCAAAACGGTCGGTCCTAA
- the CIB1 gene encoding cryptochrome-interacting basic-helix-loop-helix 1 (cryptochrome-interacting basic-helix-loop-helix 1 (CIB1); CONTAINS InterPro DOMAIN/s: Helix-loop-helix DNA-binding domain (InterPro:IPR001092), Helix-loop-helix DNA-binding (InterPro:IPR011598); BEST Arabidopsis thaliana protein match is: basic helix-loop-helix (bHLH) DNA-binding superfamily protein (TAIR:AT1G68920.2); Has 2243 Blast hits to 2231 proteins in 129 species: Archae - 0; Bacteria - 9; Metazoa - 30; Fungi - 27; Plants - 2139; Viruses - 0; Other Eukaryotes - 38 (source: NCBI BLink).), whose amino-acid sequence MNGAIGGDLLLNFPDMSVLERQRAHLKYLNPTFDSPLAGFFADSSMITGGEMDSYLSTAGLNLPMMYGETTVEGDSRLSISPETTLGTGNFKKRKFDTETKDCNEKKKKMTMNRDDLVEEGEEEKSKITEQNNGSTKSIKKMKHKAKKEENNFSNDSSKVTKELEKTDYIHVRARRGQATDSHSIAERVRREKISERMKFLQDLVPGCDKITGKAGMLDEIINYVQSLQRQIEFLSMKLAIVNPRPDFDMDDIFAKEVASTPMTVVPSPEMVLSGYSHEMVHSGYSSEMVNSGYLHVNPMQQVNTSSDPLSCFNNGEAPSMWDSHVQNLYGNLGV is encoded by the exons ATGAATGGAGCTATAGGAGGTGACCTTTTGCTCAATTTTCCTGACATGTCGGTCCTAGAGCGCCAAAGGGCTCACCTCAAGTACCTCAATCCCACCTTTGATTCTCCTCTCGCCGGCTTCTTTGCCGATTCTTCAATGATTACCGGCGGCGAGATGGACAGCTATCTTTCGACTGCCGGTTTGAATCTTCCGATGATGTACGGTGAGACGACGGTGGAAGGTGATTCAAGACTCTCAATTTCGCCGGAAACGACGCTTGGGACTGGAAATTTCAAGAAACGGAAGTTTGATACAGAGACTAAG GATTgtaatgagaagaagaagaagatgacgatgaACAGAGATGACCTagtagaagaaggagaagaagagaagtcgAAAATAACAGAGCAAAACAATGGGAGCACAAAAAGcatcaagaagatgaaacacaaagccaagaaagaagagaacaatTTCTCTAATGATTCATCTAAAGTGACGAAGGAATTGGAGAAAACGGATTATATTCATGTTCGTGCACGACGAGGCCAAGCCACTGATAGTCACAGCATAGCAGAACGA GTTAGAAGAGAAAAGATCAGTGAGAGAATGAAGTTTCTACAAGATTTGGTTCCTGGATGCGACAAGATCACAGGCAAAGCAGGGATGCTTGATGAAATCATTAACTATGTTCAGTCTCTTCAGAGACAAATCGAG TTCTTATCGATGAAACTAGCAATTGTGAATCCAAGGCCGGATTTTGATATGGATGACATTTTTGCCAAAGAG GTTGCCTCAACTCCAATGACTGTGGTGCCATCTCCTGAAATGGTTCTTTCCGGTTATTCTCATGAGATGGTTCACTCTGGTTATTCTAGTGAGATGGTTAACTCCGGTTACCTTCATGTCAATCCAATGCAGCAAGTGAATACCAGTTCTGATCCATTGTCATGCTTCAAC AATGGCGAAGCTCCTTCGATGTGGGACTCTCATGTGCAGAATCTCTATGGCAATTTAGGAGTTTGA